In Gymnogyps californianus isolate 813 chromosome 1, ASM1813914v2, whole genome shotgun sequence, the following are encoded in one genomic region:
- the TMEM139 gene encoding transmembrane protein 139 codes for MWLETHWKNIRQALLLLFTAALLIGVTMLAISSNINPVGYFFLGVGGVCLIGYLLSVFVECYLRNQHRHDANEIPPNRQSQAEVNAAYEAPTYEEVMTMSVPAIWTIASNPGLVPSPLNEPPPYNVVIESSAQEEIMVEALRVSVASDTRRTSETDTGSRMQLQLVLPPRLQRFVSDIHEVKGIEDRFEPLEPLTPPPAYESAINDEVFEDAFQPSIL; via the exons ATGTGGTTAGAGACACACTGGAAGAACATCCGCCAAGCCTTGTTGCTTCTTTtcactgctgctcttctcaTTGGGGTCACCATGCTGGCCATTTCATCTAACATCAATCCAGTAGGCTATTTCTTCCTAGGGGTAGGGGGAGTGTGCCTGATCGGCTATTTGCTGAGTGTGTTTGTCGAGTGTTACCTGAGGAATCAGCACCGACATGACGCAAATGAGATACCTCCAAACAGGCAAAGCCAAGCAGA AGTGAACGCTGCCTATGAAGCACCCACCTATGAGGAGGTGATGACCATGTCAGTTCCAGCAATATGGACAATTGCATCCAATCCAGGCTTAGTGCCCTCGCCACTGAATGAGCCTCCTCCTTACAACGTAGTTATTGAATCATCTGCCCAAGAAGAGATTATGGTGGAGGCTCTCAGGGTGTCAGTGGCATCAGACACAAGGCGCACCTCTGAGACAGACACAGGCTCCAGGATGCAGTTGCAGCTGGTGCTGCCCCCAAGACTGCAGCGGTTTGTTTCGGACATCCATGAAGTGAAAGGTATTGAAGACAGGTTTGAGCCACTGGAGCCACTCACTCCACCACCTGCTTATGAGAGTGCAATCAACGATGAGGTCTTTGAAGACGCTTTCCAGCCCTCCATATTATGA